One window of Pueribacillus theae genomic DNA carries:
- a CDS encoding LysE family translocator — MVSFIVVVFLLFLIPGPAVIITISQTIKSGRKNGIMTALGIALGDIIHVLFAILGLSAILLSSAFAFEIVKYIGAIYLCYLGIQMLLAKAKQEEKPNVEQTSVSIVKSSSWKSIKQGFLAEVLNPKTALFFLAFLPQFIQNDGSSVTLQLLVLGIVFVLMSIAYTTFLAYCTSFIGAKMFKTSGVFANKAEKIVGLIYIGLGIRLAFQTQE; from the coding sequence ATGGTTTCATTTATTGTCGTTGTTTTTCTTTTATTTCTAATCCCAGGCCCTGCGGTCATTATTACAATTTCTCAAACGATAAAAAGCGGGAGAAAAAATGGTATTATGACTGCTTTAGGAATTGCCTTAGGTGATATTATCCATGTATTGTTCGCTATTTTAGGGTTATCAGCGATATTATTAAGTTCAGCTTTCGCATTTGAAATCGTAAAATATATCGGAGCTATTTATTTATGCTACTTAGGGATTCAAATGTTACTGGCAAAGGCGAAACAAGAAGAAAAACCAAACGTTGAACAAACGTCTGTGAGTATAGTTAAAAGCTCGAGTTGGAAATCAATTAAACAAGGCTTTTTAGCGGAAGTATTGAATCCTAAAACAGCATTATTCTTTTTAGCATTTTTACCTCAATTTATCCAAAATGACGGAAGCAGTGTGACATTACAACTTCTTGTCTTAGGCATTGTATTTGTGCTAATGAGTATTGCATACACTACTTTTTTGGCTTATTGTACAAGTTTCATTGGAGCAAAGATGTTCAAAACGTCAGGTGTTTTTGCTAATAAAGCCGAGAAGATTGTTGGTTTGATTTATATTGGATTAGGCATACGTTTGGCCTTTCAAACTCAAGAATAG